The following proteins are co-located in the Pedobacter sp. FW305-3-2-15-E-R2A2 genome:
- a CDS encoding RagB/SusD family nutrient uptake outer membrane protein, producing MKNYIEKFYSLKIALVLMLFMTASSCKQDFKDPNGALATDVLKSAKGLTGVAVGLQRVYSVGRPGVFFSSITANGFVTNELFLSNAGNIPELQLFTGGAKVDGTNAILTNLWANSSKIIFDADNVINNAANLSDKSYASGLIAYSSIFKALAIGNLSQYWQQVPNGVGQQVNFVSRKDGFIKAIAVIDNALSVITANQISSAFLANIPKGIDIKNTLYALKARYALFSENYPLALTSAGSVDLNVKSYFGFDGNAPNPIYDIATSTNNVFQPLNATLGLKGTDVPDANDKRVPFHILFGTKAPLISLNGFGNATAAIIPVYLPGEMILIKAEALARQPDPGNALIELNKVVTKTAALDVFGLGAALPELTGSYSQEELLALIYKHRCIELYLSGLKIEDMRRFAKPLTDRKRNFFPYPFVERDGGNLNVPADPAF from the coding sequence ATGAAAAATTATATAGAAAAATTTTATTCGCTAAAAATAGCGCTCGTCCTGATGTTGTTCATGACGGCTAGTTCTTGTAAGCAAGATTTTAAGGATCCGAATGGGGCATTGGCTACCGATGTGTTGAAATCGGCAAAGGGACTGACGGGAGTGGCTGTAGGTTTACAAAGAGTTTATTCCGTAGGACGTCCGGGCGTGTTTTTTAGCTCTATTACGGCAAATGGCTTCGTGACCAACGAACTTTTTCTTTCCAATGCCGGAAATATCCCTGAATTGCAATTGTTTACCGGTGGGGCTAAAGTGGATGGAACCAACGCGATTCTGACCAATTTATGGGCGAATTCGAGTAAGATCATCTTTGACGCAGATAATGTGATCAATAATGCAGCAAACCTGTCCGACAAATCCTATGCTTCCGGATTGATTGCTTATTCCAGCATTTTTAAAGCTTTAGCCATTGGTAATTTATCTCAATATTGGCAGCAGGTTCCAAATGGTGTGGGGCAGCAGGTTAACTTTGTCAGCCGGAAAGATGGTTTTATAAAGGCAATTGCGGTAATTGATAATGCATTGTCGGTGATCACCGCAAATCAGATCAGCAGCGCATTTTTAGCCAATATTCCTAAAGGGATTGACATCAAAAATACGCTTTATGCTTTAAAAGCGCGTTATGCGCTCTTTTCGGAAAACTATCCGCTTGCGCTAACTTCAGCAGGCAGCGTGGATCTGAATGTAAAGTCTTATTTTGGTTTTGATGGGAATGCACCAAACCCAATTTACGACATCGCGACTTCTACGAATAATGTATTCCAGCCTCTAAATGCAACTTTGGGCTTAAAAGGGACTGATGTTCCTGATGCCAACGACAAGCGCGTTCCTTTTCACATTCTGTTTGGAACTAAAGCTCCATTGATCAGTTTAAACGGTTTTGGTAATGCTACGGCTGCGATTATTCCGGTATATCTGCCGGGAGAAATGATCTTGATTAAAGCAGAGGCGCTTGCACGCCAACCGGATCCGGGCAATGCTTTAATTGAGTTGAATAAAGTGGTGACGAAAACTGCAGCACTCGATGTTTTTGGATTAGGAGCAGCTTTGCCTGAATTAACCGGATCTTATTCTCAAGAGGAACTGTTGGCCTTAATTTATAAACACCGTTGTATTGAGCTTTATCTTTCCGGATTAAAGATAGAAGATATGAGGAGGTTTGCCAAACCACTCACGGATCGGAAAAGAAACTTTTTCCCTTACCCTTTTGTGGAAAGAGACGGCGGAAATCTAAATGTTCCCGCTGATCCGGCATTTTAG
- a CDS encoding DeoR/GlpR family DNA-binding transcription regulator, which yields MLKKERHDSIMRQINLHNRVLTSDLVQLLSVSEDTIRRDLQELAEREQLYKVHGGALSKSYQSSFDDSTVYAKEAKIMIAKKAITLIKDGMVILTGGGTTIIEMVKQLPENLHATFFTISPFVAIELANYPRVEVILIGGLFSKNSQVTYGGHVINQLSEISPDLCLLGTSALHPNDGLTDTDWEINQLKKTMLNCSKKTAVLCISEKLNISLRLKVAPITNIQYLITELPADDPQLDDYQIKSLDIL from the coding sequence ATGTTAAAAAAAGAAAGGCACGACTCCATTATGCGACAGATCAATCTGCACAATCGTGTACTGACCTCTGATTTAGTGCAATTGTTAAGTGTCTCAGAAGACACCATCCGTCGCGACCTGCAGGAACTTGCAGAACGGGAACAGCTTTACAAGGTCCATGGAGGGGCACTTTCCAAATCGTATCAATCTTCTTTTGACGATAGTACCGTATACGCCAAAGAAGCCAAAATTATGATCGCAAAGAAGGCAATTACATTGATCAAGGACGGAATGGTTATTCTAACCGGAGGAGGTACGACCATCATTGAGATGGTAAAACAACTCCCTGAAAACCTCCACGCCACCTTTTTTACCATCAGCCCTTTTGTAGCCATCGAGTTGGCCAATTATCCAAGGGTGGAAGTCATCCTCATCGGAGGTTTATTTTCTAAGAATTCCCAGGTTACTTATGGTGGACATGTGATCAATCAATTGTCGGAAATCAGTCCGGACCTTTGCCTGTTGGGAACAAGCGCGCTTCATCCCAACGATGGCCTCACGGATACCGACTGGGAAATCAATCAATTGAAGAAAACGATGCTCAACTGCTCAAAAAAGACGGCCGTATTGTGCATCTCTGAGAAATTAAACATCTCATTAAGGCTCAAAGTAGCCCCCATAACAAATATTCAATACCTGATCACAGAATTGCCGGCAGACGATCCTCAGCTGGATGACTACCAAATAAAGAGCCTTGATATTTTATAA